A section of the Sedimentisphaera cyanobacteriorum genome encodes:
- a CDS encoding manganese efflux pump MntP — translation MDAFSVSLAIGAAYKELKFSRSMFMASMFGLFQALMPLAGFFVGGFFSKYLQNAANLLAFFILSFLGVKMIYEAGKLLNTGRGGKVRADMAAIIILAFAASIDALAAGFTITLFDTSVWFAVTVIGIITFILSIIGTELGCRAGHLFENKTELAGGIILIVLGIKILIFG, via the coding sequence ATGGATGCATTTTCCGTTTCCCTGGCGATAGGGGCAGCATACAAAGAGCTCAAGTTTTCTCGGTCGATGTTTATGGCCTCGATGTTCGGTCTGTTTCAGGCTTTAATGCCGCTTGCAGGCTTTTTTGTGGGCGGTTTTTTCTCGAAATACCTTCAGAATGCCGCTAATCTGCTTGCCTTCTTCATACTTTCGTTTCTGGGTGTAAAAATGATATACGAAGCGGGAAAACTGCTCAATACCGGAAGAGGGGGGAAAGTGAGAGCGGATATGGCGGCTATTATAATTTTGGCCTTTGCCGCCAGCATAGACGCTCTGGCTGCCGGATTTACTATAACCCTGTTTGATACCAGCGTCTGGTTTGCCGTTACGGTTATAGGAATTATTACGTTTATATTGAGCATTATCGGTACAGAATTGGGCTGCAGAGCAGGGCATCTTTTCGAAAATAAAACCGAGCTGGCAGGCGGGATAATACTTATCGTACTTGGAATAAAAATCCTGATCTTTGGATGA
- the recA gene encoding recombinase RecA gives MAKTKKNTKKEKQDEGNPNLQRTLDMIEKQYGAGAIMKMDESRHLTVSSVSSGSLSLDIALGGKGVPRGRVVEVFGPEASGKTTLALHMISEAQKEGGVAAFIDAEHALDTTWARKIGVDVSGLLVSQPETGEQALDIAELLVKSNSVDIIVVDSVAALVPEAEITGEMGDNHVGLQARLMSQAMRKLTGIMSKSKTILVFINQIRQKIGVMFGNPETTTGGNALKFYSSVRLDVRRIATLKDSGGEAYGNRTRVKVVKNKVAPPFRQTEFDILFTGGINWVGDIIDTAVNKEVISKSGAWLNYGDIKLGQGRDNAKQFMLDNPEMIDEIKNKILSQEGLLEEEKEAEAVKEEETAK, from the coding sequence ATGGCTAAGACTAAGAAAAATACCAAGAAAGAAAAGCAGGACGAGGGCAACCCGAATCTGCAGCGTACATTAGATATGATCGAAAAACAGTACGGTGCGGGCGCGATTATGAAGATGGATGAATCGCGGCACCTTACTGTTAGCAGCGTCAGCTCCGGTTCGCTTTCGCTGGATATCGCCCTTGGAGGAAAGGGGGTTCCCAGAGGCAGAGTGGTAGAGGTTTTCGGGCCTGAGGCGTCCGGAAAAACCACCCTCGCTCTGCATATGATTTCCGAGGCACAGAAAGAAGGCGGCGTTGCGGCATTTATTGATGCCGAACACGCACTCGACACCACTTGGGCGAGAAAAATCGGCGTGGATGTATCAGGGCTGCTGGTGAGTCAGCCGGAAACAGGCGAGCAGGCTCTGGATATTGCAGAGCTGCTTGTGAAGAGCAATTCGGTTGATATTATCGTAGTTGACTCTGTGGCAGCGCTTGTGCCCGAGGCCGAGATAACAGGCGAGATGGGCGATAATCACGTTGGGCTTCAGGCAAGGCTGATGAGCCAGGCGATGAGAAAACTTACCGGCATTATGAGCAAGAGCAAAACGATACTCGTTTTCATCAACCAGATAAGGCAGAAAATCGGAGTTATGTTCGGCAATCCCGAAACGACCACCGGCGGGAACGCTCTGAAGTTTTACAGCTCTGTAAGGCTTGATGTAAGGCGGATTGCCACTCTTAAAGACTCCGGCGGAGAAGCATACGGAAACCGCACGAGGGTTAAGGTGGTGAAGAATAAAGTTGCACCGCCCTTCCGTCAGACAGAATTCGATATCCTGTTTACAGGCGGGATAAACTGGGTTGGCGATATTATAGACACAGCGGTGAACAAGGAAGTCATCTCCAAAAGCGGGGCTTGGCTCAATTACGGCGATATAAAGCTCGGACAGGGAAGAGACAATGCAAAGCAGTTTATGCTTGATAACCCCGAGATGATCGATGAAATTAAAAACAAAATACTCTCGCAGGAAGGCCTCCTCGAAGAGGAAAAAGAGGCAGAGGCTGTTAAAGAAGAGGAGACTGCTAAATAA
- a CDS encoding beta-galactosidase: MFASISAELRLICVFLVFILACNVNGSDDYRALRKEAEAKLDRLENFLKKADEHGLETGCESVSVSVAKAFLEFAQWDYNNKEKLRDILSEWKKGPKNFDPAKKAEGLAEFELRETIKLLDEVWEKSKNKKDNLWNRRGMKEFNPAKAEIKDGWVKYKGRVVYPYGFNVLQDHWKHNNFETLATLYLDCMGTEKQGRNESIREKFAKGLNQLKSFGLMGDVLIGHHGVPEKAKESNPEIAGEFGHGVGYDIDHPLARGLWKKTLSKVVGITADSENIKLYDIMNEPSWLTAKTKWTDENVQLPSRYTIAGYRSWLKDIYKDISNLNSSWGKDFASFSEIQSFQRTPENKAAWYDWCRYNQIRCTDFFRFMHDEIKQHDPQAKCHVKFINHNVLIGSGGPWSIGKEGIIPARHKGLDREAVMEIMEVNGCDTRITDGGNMILPHPYSDPSEYALNWRAQSMCFDFMKSLQPDKLLYDSEWHSVQTIKYRNQRISPEHMKLSLWLAHMHGMGANITWYWGRKGVSARGGWQGSFYANITTQPRLLYSYLQNMLRLNSYADKVHLFSEQKRPVRILYSNASAIQDTVSCDAAIIAYESLYFSGLPIGFVTEKMLQENALSDCECLIAANTGYVEDETVAAVKKFIDRGGEVVNLGDDTFKFNKRGKKRSLKDYAFIKRCRSFDLKSPKKLAPAMVYLMKKWEISSEFNVEPSGNGSLWGVLCRSVQSDNKSYVLLMNLTKQAKGVSLKRKGKTPASAKEIIEGVKVNPENITLKSRDVLFMEIP, translated from the coding sequence ATGTTTGCTAGTATTTCTGCCGAGCTTCGGCTTATATGCGTTTTTCTTGTTTTTATTCTTGCGTGTAATGTTAATGGCTCAGATGATTACCGGGCTTTGCGGAAAGAAGCTGAGGCTAAGCTCGACCGCCTTGAAAATTTCTTGAAAAAAGCAGACGAACACGGCCTTGAAACAGGCTGTGAATCTGTTAGTGTTTCAGTTGCAAAGGCCTTTCTCGAATTTGCCCAGTGGGATTATAATAATAAAGAAAAACTCAGGGATATTCTTTCCGAATGGAAAAAAGGGCCGAAAAATTTTGACCCCGCTAAAAAGGCTGAAGGGCTTGCAGAATTTGAGCTCAGAGAAACCATCAAACTGCTGGATGAAGTCTGGGAAAAATCCAAGAATAAAAAAGATAATCTCTGGAATCGAAGAGGGATGAAGGAGTTTAATCCTGCAAAAGCCGAAATTAAGGACGGGTGGGTTAAATATAAAGGAAGAGTGGTTTATCCCTACGGATTTAATGTGCTTCAAGACCACTGGAAACACAATAATTTTGAAACTCTTGCCACTCTCTACTTAGACTGTATGGGTACGGAAAAGCAGGGGCGGAATGAATCAATCAGGGAAAAGTTTGCAAAGGGGCTTAATCAGCTTAAATCTTTCGGGCTTATGGGCGATGTTCTTATCGGCCATCACGGTGTCCCTGAAAAGGCAAAAGAAAGCAATCCGGAGATTGCAGGAGAATTTGGCCACGGAGTAGGCTACGATATAGACCATCCGCTCGCAAGAGGCCTTTGGAAAAAAACGCTTTCCAAAGTTGTTGGTATCACGGCAGATTCTGAAAATATTAAATTATACGATATTATGAATGAACCATCCTGGCTTACTGCAAAGACGAAATGGACGGATGAAAATGTTCAGCTGCCTTCAAGATATACCATCGCCGGCTACAGAAGCTGGCTTAAAGATATTTACAAAGATATTTCCAATCTGAACAGCTCATGGGGGAAAGACTTTGCTTCTTTTTCCGAGATTCAAAGCTTTCAGAGAACGCCTGAAAACAAAGCTGCCTGGTACGACTGGTGCCGTTATAACCAGATTCGCTGTACTGATTTTTTCCGATTTATGCACGATGAAATAAAACAGCACGACCCTCAAGCAAAATGCCACGTGAAATTCATAAATCACAACGTCCTCATAGGCAGCGGCGGGCCTTGGTCTATCGGAAAAGAGGGCATAATTCCCGCAAGGCATAAAGGGCTGGACAGGGAGGCCGTGATGGAGATTATGGAAGTGAACGGCTGCGACACCAGAATCACCGACGGCGGAAATATGATCCTTCCCCATCCCTATTCCGACCCGAGCGAGTATGCACTTAACTGGCGGGCTCAGTCGATGTGTTTCGATTTTATGAAATCTCTCCAGCCCGATAAGCTCCTTTACGATTCTGAATGGCACAGCGTGCAGACAATAAAATACCGCAATCAGCGCATCTCGCCCGAGCATATGAAGCTTTCTCTCTGGCTTGCTCATATGCACGGGATGGGAGCGAATATAACTTGGTACTGGGGACGTAAGGGCGTTTCAGCGAGAGGCGGCTGGCAGGGGTCTTTCTATGCAAACATAACCACCCAGCCAAGACTCCTGTATTCATACCTGCAAAATATGCTCCGGCTGAACAGCTATGCAGACAAGGTTCACCTCTTTTCTGAGCAGAAAAGGCCTGTAAGAATTCTTTATTCGAATGCTTCGGCTATTCAAGACACTGTATCCTGCGATGCAGCGATAATAGCTTATGAATCTTTGTATTTTTCCGGCCTGCCAATAGGCTTTGTAACTGAGAAGATGCTTCAGGAAAATGCGCTGTCAGACTGTGAGTGTTTAATTGCCGCTAACACAGGGTATGTTGAGGATGAAACTGTCGCAGCGGTGAAGAAATTTATCGACAGAGGCGGTGAGGTTGTAAATCTTGGCGATGATACCTTTAAGTTCAATAAACGGGGCAAAAAACGCAGTTTGAAAGATTACGCTTTTATAAAGCGATGCCGGAGCTTTGATTTGAAGAGTCCGAAAAAACTGGCTCCTGCGATGGTATATCTGATGAAAAAGTGGGAAATCTCTTCAGAGTTTAATGTTGAGCCGTCCGGGAATGGGTCTTTATGGGGTGTTTTATGCAGGTCAGTTCAGTCGGATAACAAGAGCTATGTTCTTTTGATGAATCTAACCAAACAAGCCAAGGGCGTTTCACTAAAGAGAAAAGGGAAAACTCCAGCTTCTGCAAAAGAGATTATTGAAGGCGTAAAGGTAAATCCTGAAAATATAACGCTTAAATCCAGAGATGTGTTGTTTATGGAAATTCCCTAA
- a CDS encoding ROK family protein: protein MRVYSGIDLGGTNVKVGFIDDNFRLLCKSSIQTKPEMGPENVFDRVAAEHNRLASENGFPLEDICIAGMGLPGPANLSEGILINPPNLPGFENCPVRDICSKKLGRRVVIENDANAACWAEYECGKGEQSEDIAFVTLGTGVGGGLVCDGHLLHGFKESAAEVGHIIIYPDGRLCGCGQRGCAEAYASASNTAARAEEYVKSGAASSLSEYDQITSEAVFQEAQKGDRLALSVVEETAKVLALLAVNVQNTTNPERVIFAGGMIKAGDFLLDKIKFYFDKYCWPSRKGETDLAFSTLGTESGMIGAAAVARRHYLAGN from the coding sequence ATGAGAGTATATTCGGGAATAGATTTAGGCGGGACCAACGTGAAGGTTGGTTTCATTGATGATAATTTCAGGCTCCTCTGCAAGAGCTCTATACAAACAAAGCCCGAAATGGGGCCGGAAAATGTTTTTGACAGAGTTGCAGCTGAGCATAACAGGCTTGCCTCAGAAAACGGCTTTCCTCTTGAAGATATCTGCATAGCAGGTATGGGGCTTCCAGGGCCTGCCAACCTGAGCGAAGGGATACTGATAAATCCGCCTAATCTGCCCGGATTTGAAAACTGCCCTGTACGGGATATCTGCAGTAAAAAGCTCGGACGCAGGGTCGTTATTGAAAACGATGCCAACGCTGCCTGCTGGGCGGAATACGAATGCGGCAAGGGCGAGCAGAGCGAAGATATAGCCTTCGTAACCCTCGGCACAGGCGTGGGCGGAGGGCTTGTCTGCGACGGCCATCTCCTGCACGGATTCAAAGAAAGCGCTGCTGAGGTTGGCCATATAATTATTTATCCCGACGGCAGGCTCTGCGGCTGCGGGCAGAGGGGCTGCGCTGAGGCGTATGCCTCCGCATCAAACACAGCTGCCCGGGCGGAGGAATACGTTAAGTCCGGGGCAGCCAGCTCGCTTTCAGAGTACGACCAGATAACAAGCGAGGCTGTATTTCAAGAGGCTCAAAAAGGCGACAGGCTCGCACTCAGCGTTGTAGAGGAAACCGCAAAGGTGCTCGCTCTCTTGGCTGTAAATGTGCAAAACACAACAAACCCCGAGAGGGTGATCTTTGCAGGCGGAATGATTAAAGCGGGCGATTTCCTGCTCGATAAAATCAAATTCTACTTCGATAAATACTGCTGGCCAAGCAGAAAAGGCGAAACAGACCTCGCCTTCTCAACACTCGGAACAGAATCCGGGATGATAGGAGCTGCTGCTGTGGCGAGGCGTCATTACTTGGCAGGTAATTAA
- a CDS encoding nitroreductase family protein: MQRKANKDINPIFLERWSPRAFSDEPVTQEEILTILEAARWSPSCYNEQPWRFAVAQSDEKKQAFVETLVKPNQAWAGEASALIYIVYKKTYMQTGNPNEWAFFDAGASWMAMALQAHMMGISMHAMAGFKQQKAAELLGLSDDYVVAAAAAVGRKGDKSRLPEQIQAMEEPSGRMAVEDLLIDF, from the coding sequence ATGCAGAGAAAGGCAAATAAGGATATAAACCCAATATTTCTGGAGAGATGGTCTCCCAGAGCGTTCTCGGATGAACCGGTAACTCAGGAAGAAATTCTCACTATCCTCGAAGCAGCGAGATGGAGCCCTTCATGCTATAATGAACAGCCATGGCGTTTTGCAGTTGCCCAGAGCGATGAAAAGAAGCAGGCTTTTGTTGAAACGCTCGTGAAACCCAATCAGGCCTGGGCAGGCGAGGCGTCTGCGCTTATATATATAGTTTACAAGAAGACCTATATGCAAACCGGAAACCCGAATGAATGGGCATTTTTCGATGCAGGAGCAAGCTGGATGGCTATGGCTCTCCAGGCGCACATGATGGGCATAAGTATGCACGCAATGGCGGGCTTCAAACAGCAGAAAGCAGCCGAGCTCTTAGGCCTCAGCGATGATTATGTTGTTGCGGCTGCGGCTGCTGTGGGACGTAAAGGCGATAAATCAAGGCTCCCCGAGCAGATTCAGGCAATGGAAGAGCCGTCCGGAAGAATGGCGGTGGAAGACTTGCTGATTGATTTTTAA
- a CDS encoding sulfatase-like hydrolase/transferase — MLSRRNFIKSAGAGVLAASLGSAELFADQSQKPNILMILIDDLGYSDVSCYGSESYHTPSVDKLAREGLSFSDAYAACPVCSPTRASILTGKHPARLHLTDWIPGHKHPHEKLQIPDWQKVLPQKEITIGEALKKIGYNTAWLGKWHQGGKAHPTEMGFDRGGENWSLNKKKTDKDPKGTVTLTRQCQDFIRDSKKQNKPFFACLSHYTVHTPVYGSSDLKEKYKKYFDRLEPRYQDRADYAAMVADMDKSVGDMLRFLRHENLEDTIVIFFSDNGGLFKKTHNYPLRAGKGTLYEGGIRVPLIFKWPGVTKAGEETKEIATSHDLYTTVLSMAGIKDVDRTLDGVDLSPLLKQGKPIDREAIYWHYPHYHKTKPASAVRKGDYKLIEYLEDGKKELYNLERDISEKNDLAEKMPEKTKELYEDLCRWREEVGAQEMKPNPNYKPNKAKKKNIRL, encoded by the coding sequence ATGTTATCACGGAGAAATTTCATTAAATCAGCAGGAGCAGGCGTTTTAGCTGCTTCGCTGGGTTCGGCTGAGCTGTTTGCAGACCAGAGCCAAAAACCGAACATACTTATGATTCTGATCGACGACTTGGGATACAGCGATGTTTCCTGCTACGGAAGCGAATCGTATCATACACCAAGCGTTGACAAGCTTGCAAGAGAGGGGCTCAGCTTCAGCGATGCTTATGCGGCCTGTCCGGTATGCTCGCCGACAAGAGCAAGCATCCTCACAGGCAAACACCCTGCACGCCTGCACCTTACAGACTGGATCCCTGGCCATAAACACCCTCACGAAAAGCTTCAAATTCCAGACTGGCAGAAGGTTCTCCCGCAGAAAGAGATTACCATCGGAGAAGCCCTCAAAAAGATTGGCTATAACACTGCATGGCTTGGTAAATGGCATCAGGGCGGCAAAGCCCACCCAACAGAAATGGGATTCGACCGAGGCGGGGAAAACTGGAGCCTAAACAAGAAAAAAACAGACAAAGACCCAAAAGGCACGGTAACGCTTACCCGTCAGTGTCAGGATTTCATTCGAGACAGCAAAAAGCAAAACAAGCCGTTTTTCGCATGCCTCTCGCACTACACTGTTCATACGCCTGTTTACGGCTCAAGCGATCTCAAAGAGAAGTACAAAAAATACTTCGACCGCCTCGAGCCGAGGTATCAGGACAGGGCGGATTATGCCGCTATGGTGGCGGATATGGACAAGAGCGTTGGAGATATGCTCAGATTCTTAAGGCATGAGAATCTGGAGGATACAATTGTAATATTCTTCTCCGACAACGGCGGGCTCTTCAAGAAAACGCATAACTACCCACTCCGCGCCGGCAAGGGAACTCTTTACGAAGGCGGAATACGCGTTCCGCTTATCTTCAAATGGCCGGGAGTAACAAAGGCGGGAGAAGAAACCAAAGAAATTGCAACGAGCCACGATTTGTACACGACAGTCCTCTCAATGGCCGGCATAAAAGATGTTGACAGAACTCTCGACGGCGTTGACCTGTCTCCGCTGCTCAAGCAGGGCAAACCGATTGACAGAGAAGCAATATACTGGCATTACCCCCATTATCACAAAACCAAACCCGCAAGCGCTGTTAGAAAGGGCGACTACAAGCTCATTGAATACCTCGAAGACGGCAAGAAAGAGCTCTACAACCTTGAAAGAGACATCTCGGAGAAGAACGACCTTGCAGAAAAGATGCCCGAGAAAACAAAAGAGCTCTACGAAGACCTCTGCCGCTGGCGTGAAGAAGTCGGTGCGCAGGAGATGAAGCCGAATCCAAACTACAAACCAAATAAAGCAAAAAAGAAGAACATTCGTCTGTAA
- a CDS encoding sigma-54-dependent transcriptional regulator: MKDRGITVLIVDEKSRRAERVGSLLEGLCERVYYAQSAEDAANVMNRVKAPLVLTDMMAGAEIDGFELIKGLRRQYRAARFVMLASSASIDACKKALWLGAYDFLERPVSRESLEKLFEGLNKSFSLSAPDPIQASPAGQTGSERSFYFEGVKSKSPAMRHIYKVISKAAPTNLSVLIEGESGTGKELTARAIHMNSNRAGNEFRPINCAGLNESLLESELFGHVKGAFTGAATDRKGLFEVGDKGTLFLDEIGDMPMSMQAKLLRVLEDGIIIPVGSNKPVRVDVRVVSATNCDLAKLVEEKKFREDLYFRIKGVSIVLPPLRSRQEDIPDLLYYFLEQACSELGVDTKDISKNCMDILLSYPWPGNIRELRNVVRTTALMSESDVIEPGDVPPEVNSMPKLSSPKPEPAPKLLVGQSLEEIEKQAIESTLEMTEGNREKASRILGIGERTLYRKIKEYGLS, translated from the coding sequence ATGAAAGACAGAGGCATAACAGTTCTTATTGTTGACGAAAAGTCCAGACGGGCTGAGCGCGTTGGAAGTCTTCTTGAAGGGCTTTGCGAAAGGGTTTACTACGCCCAGAGCGCAGAAGACGCTGCTAATGTAATGAATCGCGTGAAGGCTCCGCTTGTGCTCACGGATATGATGGCAGGGGCGGAGATAGACGGCTTTGAGCTCATAAAGGGGCTTAGGCGTCAGTACCGGGCAGCGAGATTTGTAATGCTTGCCTCATCGGCCTCAATAGACGCATGCAAGAAGGCCCTTTGGCTCGGCGCGTATGATTTTCTCGAAAGGCCTGTTTCGCGGGAATCTCTCGAGAAGCTTTTCGAAGGGCTCAATAAGAGTTTCAGCCTCAGCGCGCCGGACCCCATTCAGGCCTCGCCTGCCGGACAGACCGGTTCTGAGAGAAGCTTTTATTTTGAGGGCGTAAAGAGCAAATCCCCCGCAATGCGCCATATATACAAGGTGATAAGCAAGGCCGCCCCTACGAATCTCAGCGTTCTGATTGAGGGCGAATCGGGTACTGGAAAAGAGCTTACTGCCCGTGCGATACATATGAACTCAAACCGTGCGGGCAATGAATTCCGTCCGATAAACTGCGCGGGGTTAAACGAATCGCTGCTCGAGAGCGAGCTGTTCGGCCATGTCAAAGGCGCTTTCACAGGCGCCGCCACAGACAGAAAGGGGCTTTTCGAGGTAGGTGATAAAGGCACCCTCTTCCTTGATGAGATCGGCGATATGCCGATGAGCATGCAGGCAAAGCTTCTTCGCGTGCTGGAAGACGGAATAATCATCCCTGTAGGCTCGAACAAGCCTGTGAGAGTGGATGTAAGAGTAGTAAGTGCAACGAACTGCGATCTTGCAAAGCTCGTTGAAGAGAAAAAATTTCGCGAAGACCTGTACTTCAGGATCAAGGGGGTGAGCATTGTTTTGCCTCCGCTTCGTTCGAGGCAGGAAGATATACCGGATTTATTGTATTATTTCCTCGAACAGGCCTGCTCTGAGCTGGGAGTCGATACCAAGGACATTTCAAAGAACTGTATGGATATACTTTTGAGCTACCCTTGGCCGGGCAATATAAGAGAGCTTAGAAACGTGGTTCGAACGACGGCTCTGATGAGCGAATCGGACGTGATAGAGCCCGGGGATGTCCCGCCGGAGGTTAATTCAATGCCCAAGCTCAGCAGTCCTAAGCCCGAACCTGCCCCTAAGCTTCTGGTAGGGCAGTCTCTTGAGGAAATCGAAAAGCAGGCAATTGAAAGCACCCTCGAAATGACCGAGGGCAACAGGGAAAAGGCGTCAAGGATTCTCGGCATCGGCGAGAGAACGCTTTACAGAAAAATAAAAGAGTATGGACTAAGTTAG